The Symphalangus syndactylus isolate Jambi chromosome 1, NHGRI_mSymSyn1-v2.1_pri, whole genome shotgun sequence DNA segment GGTAGTGGTAGTTACCCTCAGGGGCAAAATCCCCTCCAGCAGTGGCCGCTGTGACCCTGGGCTTTATTTATGTTGACTCTGGGCTGTCACGTGGTTTTCTTCAAGAGCTTTACTGAGATCACCTACCATACAATTGACCCATTTAAAGTGTTCAATGGTTTTTAATGTAGACACAGATTTGTGCactcatcaccacaatcaattttagaacattttcatcacccaaaaaGAAACCTCACTACCCTTGCCTGCACCTGCCACTCTCCCGACCCTACCCAGGCCCTGACAGCCCCTCCTCtactttctctctgctttctgtCCTGCTCCTTTCATAGAAATGGGCTCATATAGCATGCGGCCCCCTGCACCTGGCATCCTTCACTCAgcactctgctgtccaggctcaTCCTGTCTAGCACGCGTCAGTGCTCTGTTCCCCCTTATCGCAGCACAGTACTGCATTGTGTGGGTGTCTGTGGGGCAAGGGGTTCTCCCCACTCCTGCTCCATCCTCAGCTCTCCTGCCCCTGCTTGGCTGGCCCCAGAGGAGGCCTCCCTCCACGCTCTGGCTTGGCATTCAGTGTTTAACTCCTGGTGGAGGCTGGGGAGATGCCAGGTTCTCCTGGTCCAGTCCTGCTCCTGGTCAGGCCCCCTGAGCCTGGGCCTGAGGCTTTCTCAGTGCCCTAGGGGCACCCTCCAGGCCATCACACTCTGCCTGGCACTATGGGGAGTGGCCTGGCCCTGCAGGGGAGCTCAGATGGGGGAGCACAGCAGCCGCATCTGCACGCCTGGCCCTCTCACCAAAGCCCAGTGGAGGCCCTGGGAAAAGAGCTGCCGAGGGTTGGGTTCCCTTGTCTGGGGCTTCCAGGCCCTCTGAATAGTGGGACCAGCACACGCACATTGCTCATGGAGCCTGTTAGCATTTGAGCCACTCTCCTTCCCACTTTAGGAGCCAGCTCGCCCCTGCTGGGCTTTGCCAAAAGTGGAATAGGTTGCATCTCCTCTCTTGGAGAGGCCCTGTCCCTCCTTGGAAGTTAGCTGGAACTCTATGCCCACCAGGCCTGTGCCCACTGCTGTCACCCTATCTGTGGCACTCTAGGACAGCTATTTGGGGCAGGGTCTACCTCTTTGTGTCCCTAGAGCCAAGAACAATGCATGGTATGCAGTTGACACTTAATATATGTGTACTGCATGAAAGAGAACTGATAAATTAGTGATTCTTAAACAGGGGTGCACGGCAAGATTTCCGGGGAGTGAACCCCCCACCACAtcatccccaccccacctcacttGGAAGCACTGTCAGCCTTTGATTCAAGCCAGGGGGTCCCTGGGTCGGGCTCCCCCAGCATGAGTCCCCCACAGAGTGAGCCGCATGCAAGGCCAAGGAGATTTGCCTCTGTGTTGTAGGCCTGCCTCTGGGCGCCCACCCTGGAACTCTCTGAGCCCTGGGCCTGCACCCAGGGATGTGGGCCCCACCGGCCTCCCTGCAGCAGGCCTTACCACCAGCATGTGTGCCCTCGCCAGCTCAGGGAGGATAACCGCTTGGATGTATAGAGCCAGATGTTCACTGTGTTCAAACAGGGCCCCATGGTGCAAACAGGAGTTGCTAAAGATAAGAGGATCAGGTTGAGGTCTGGGGCCAGCTCTCCAATGTGGTCCAAATCAGCAGAGAATTCTGAATAACCCATCAGGAAGTTCTCAATTCAAACCTGGCCTACTAGAGTGACATAAAAGTACATGTTTGTCAaagcatgaaaataaaacatattattagtAATATTCCATAACTTTAAACACAGTCATGTGCCCTGTGGGCCCCCATCCGCACACTTACCCTGGGCCTTGCAGATGTAGGGAGGGCCTGCCGTCCACACCCAGCCTCTAGCGAGGGCTGTCTTGCCTGATTCACACACCACCCTCAGTGTTGGGTGCTCTGGGATCCCTCGTTACAGATGAGGGTCTCAAGGTGCACCGAGGCCAGTCATATGAACTACTGGCCCATCATAAAGCACATGACTCTAGAGTCAAGCCCACCCCAGCAGCCTGACCTGACAGCCCCGCACTTTGCAGCTTCCCAGAGCCCCTTGTACTATGCTGGGTTGTCCCTGTCCCAGACACTCCCTGGGACTCTCTGGAACAGGCTCCTCTCATAGCCATTTGGCCTGTGAGCATGGTTCTCTGGTTGatcaaatactatttttttaatactctatgtgaaatattatttttctttaaaaaaaaatttttggccaggtgcggcggctcacgcctgtaatcccagcactttgggaggctgaggtgggcagatcacgaggtcaggagatcaagaccatcctggctaacacggtgaaaccccgtctccactaaaaatacaaaaaattagccaggcgtggtggctggcgcctgtagtcccagctactcgggaggctgaggcaggagaatggtgtgaacccaggaggcggagcttgcagtgagctgagatcgcaccactgcactccagcctgggtgacagagcaaggctccatctcaaaaataaataataataataataatttttttttaggccaggtaccgtggctcacacctgtaatcccagcactttgggaggctgaggcaggcggattacctaaggtcaggagttcaagaccagcctggccaacatggtgaaaccctgactctactaataatacaaaaattagctgggtgtggtgatgtgcccctgtaattccagctatttgggaggctgaggcaagagagtcacttgaacccaggaggcggaggtttcaatgagccaagattgcaccactgcactccagcctggacgacagagtgaaactgtgtctcaaaataaataaataaataaataaatatgaaacgcttcatgaatttgcatgtcatctttGTGCAGGGCCACgttaatcttctctgtatcattccaattctAGTATACTGCTGCCAAAGCAagcacaaaatattatttttcaaaagaattagAACCCAAGAGAATACATTTAACTTGACTGTGCAAACACAGTCTAGTGTTTAGCGGGTCCCCAGGCCGCCTTTATAAACTTTGACTCCCCTATTTGTAACCAAGACCGCTCAGACCGACTGACCTAAGAACACCATGGATCATGGTTACATTCATCCACCCATCGATACTGGCCCCAGTGCCCACTCGCCAGATCAGGAGGACCATGGCTGCCCTTTCCAGGAGAATCTGCAGAAAGTAAATTCTGACAACGCTTCACCGAAGGCACCAGATAGCAGGAGAGCTTATTCTCAGCCTAACTCAGAACTGACGCCTGCTCACCTGGCTTGCCGCTGGGAGCCACAGGTTCCCTTCCCCAGCGAGGCAGTGGGGAGCAGCAAGTGTGTTCCAGTCCTTGAAATCCACGAGGCAACTCCCAGGGCCCAGAGAGTCAACACCAGGGCACCCCAGCCTTCCCAGCCTCCCCATGGCACCCTCCCACTCTCCACTTCTTGTGGCGGCCTCTGCCTCTCCCTGCACAGTTGCAAGGTGAAATGTCCActtctttctggagaaactcCATCCTTTATCCACAAAGAGGAACGTCACATAAAAACACCAGGGTCTGATGTCATTCATTTTTCCAGATTTGGGGGTTTAGTTGAAAATAACACCACTCACGGCCATTACCAGCCTAGTTCAAGAGCCCCCGATCGGCTCCTCCGGGTCTTCTTCCCCAGGGACTTCTCAGCATTTGGAGAGGACGAGACCCTCCTGTCTTCTTCCTTGGTGCAGCCCAGAAAAGGGCGGGAGAGGAAGAAACACTCATCAGCCATCTCCCACGGTCCAGGTGTGTGTAAACACCAGCATTCAAATCTGGGCAGTGAGCCTGGAATCCTCCCTACACATGCATGAAACAGAAGTAGGCGTTCTGAGAAGCAAGACTGTGATCAAAGGCACAGAAGAGACAggcaagaggaagaggaaagtgaGCAGACAGGAGTGCACGGGTAACGTGGCTCGCCCAGAGCACCAAGTCATGAACGCCATCACTGCCTTTGACCCAGGTGAGGGGCCTTGTCCTTGCCTGCCCCCTCCCTACAGGGCCACTGGGATGTGCCCACAGCTCCTAGATGGCACGTCAGCCCCCAGACCTCAGGACTCCCTGCCCAGACCTCCCCAAACCTACTCCTAGGGCCCCTTCTTCCCGCAGGGTGGCCTGGGATGGCTGTGAGCCGGTGAGGACTGAAGTGTCCACAGGCATGTACAGGAGACCCATCTCAGTGTGGGACAGAATTGGAGGTGGGGAGAAAGGCGGGTGTTGAAAGTGAGGACTGCAGGCTGAGACCACCCCCGCCCACTTCCATGCCCTGATGCAAATCAATGAGGAGCCCAAGAAGtctactgatttctttttttcttttttttattgagacagggtctcactgtcaccctggctggagtgcagtgacatgatcacagctcactgcaacctccgcctcccaggttcaagcaatcaatcctcccacctcagactctgcAGTAGCTGggtacaggcatgtaccaccatgcctggctaattttttaactttttgtagagacaggggtctcgctataatgcccaggctggtcttgaggtcctgggctcaagcaatcctcccatgtcagctttGGGAAGttttgggattgcaggcgtgaaccactgtgcccagcctagcctGAGAATTCTAAACTGGAACCTGGCTTTCCAGATACCATGGTGTATTGTTTAAGGTAGGAGAAGAGAATGTGTCCTCTACGCTTTTTTAAGTTTGGTTTGCAGCTTGTGTGCATTTGGACACACCGCGTCACAAACAGCCTAGCCCAGGAGGAGTGAGGACCACAGATCGGGAGGGTAGGGGGCCCAGAGCCTGGAAAGCCCCAGGCCGGGCTGACAGGTCAAGGCTTCACCTGCCGGCTCCCAGAAGGGGATGGCCAACAGACACCAGGGAAGTCAGGACTGGGATTCAaagagaggccaaggctgcagagagACTGGGAGCCATTTCAGGAAAGACACGTGAATTCAGTCTTTGCACAGCAGAACTGTCCCCATGTCCTGGGGAGGCCTTGGTTCATTCTGCGGGGAATCCCTTGTGTCTTGCGGGGCCCCGCCTCTGATGGGAGGGAAGGGAGATAAGCTTTGCAGGGGGAAGGTTTCCTCCCGGTCTCCTCACTCTTCGAGCACCGAGTTTCTCCAGACAAAGCGCACTCTGCGGGCAACAATCCCTGCAGACAGCGCAGAGCACAGAGCGAGCAGGAGCCCAGAAACCAGCAGGTCGGCTTGTCCCTTGTCAAATCCAAGTGACAGCGGACTTCCTGAAGCCACGCTGACACCTACTTTCTGGCTCGATCAGACCCCTGGACTTAAATTCCAGCCCAAGGGCTAGTACTGAAAGGGTGGCGATTTCAGCAAACGACCAAAGCTTCTAAAGTAGACACTTTCTTTTAAACCACTTGATGGCTGGATTTCTTAGAAAGACTAAAGCTGGAGGAAGGTTCTTCCAGGGATGGCACAGGCCCTCCGCTCTCGGGCTCCCCACACTAGACTTCGGGCCGGCCAGATGGGTTAAGGTAGCACTCGTTGGAGTCAATAATTAAGcaatggaaacagcctaaataACGGTGTTGAGGACTCAGGAGAAGGTGGCTGAGTAATCTCAGGCTCATAGTTCGAAATGGGAGCGCAGGGGCTGGGCTGTGGCCTCCTCATCTGCTCCCTGAGCGTGTGGCTGTGTAAAGAGGTGTGGGGACCCACAAGAAGGCCGAGGAGCAGCACTGGGGTGGAGAGAGCAGGGGGGAGGCGGGGACCCAAGGGTTAAAAAAACTTCCTCAATTTGGAAACATTTGCAAAATTCCAGaagaaaagcttttaaaagttCTCCACTCCCTTCCAAACATACAAACACGCATACACACAATTAGGAATTTCCCAGTTTTCATCTATCTAAAAAGAAAGTACCAGTGCAAATTACAGAACATCTTCGCTTCCCCATGTGCGGCGTTTCCACGGACCTGGGAGGGGACGCAGAGGCTACCCCGGTGGTCCCAGCCTGCAGCGTTCACGTGAGGAAACTCCCGCAAAAGCCCTGATGCATGCCCATTCTGACTGCAGAGGCCAGAGCATCCCGCATTTTGGAGGCTGAAAGGCTCTCGATGGTCCCCTAAGATAACCTTTTCCGTTAACAGACGAGTCCGCTGAAGCGCAGAGCTAACTGAAAACAGCTAGAATTAAAATCCAAGTCACCCGGCTAGGCATCAGCGGTCATTCCTTTCCACCACACAAAACTGGCCAGGAACACGGACTCTCGCGCGCCCTCCCAGGCCGAAGCGCATTTCTTCGCTAACGCGCGAGGGGTAGGCTGCATAGACCCGGCGCAGGGGGTGTTCATTTTCGGATCCAGCCCTGTAGTCACTTTAGCTAAACCCCGTTCCAAAGGGGTGGGAGTCGTCGGAGAGGAATGGCCTCTGTATCTCCGGAGACGGAAACAGCAGGACGAAGAGGCCCTAAGAACGTGTGCCTGGAGTGCGAcagggggtggggggtagggggcAGAGACCCTGAAAAGCTCCACTGCCGCGCCCCAGGGCCGTCTCCCGGCTGGACTGGACTCGGCGCGGGCGGCTGCAGGGCTCCTGGGCGCGGCGCTGGGACCCCGCGGGCCACGTCGGCTCCGCTGCCCCGACGCCCAGGACCGACTCACGTCTCCCTCGGGCGGGGCACCACAAGGGGCAGCAAAACGGTGGTGGGGGCGGGCGCCGCGCTCCTTCCCGTCTCCTCCCCGCCACCTCCGGGCCCGTCCTTTTCCGCCCGGCTCCCGGCAAAAGTCCCCCGACTGGCGCCCGCGCGTCCTCCCTCGGCTCTGCAGGCCGGGCCGCGGCGTCGAgcgggggcggcgggggcggggcccgCAGCCATTGGCGAGCGGCGGGGCGAGGGCGGGGGCGCGGAGGGTCGGCCCCGGGACGCACGCAGCCGGCCCGCAGTTGCAGCCGTCGTCCGCAGAGCCAGTGCCCAGCGCATAGCCGCGCCCGCCATGAGGGAGATCGTGCACATCCAGGCGGGCCAGTGCGGGAACCAGATTGGCACCAAGGTGGGCCTGGCGCGGTGCGGGGCTTCCCCGCGGGTGGGCTGCTGGAGGTCCCCGGGTCTCCTGGCGCGAACCCCGCCGGGGCGCGCACCCGCTGTGCGCCCGTGGGTCCTCGGAGCCCGGTGGGGACCCGCGCGGGCCGCAGGGAGGGAGCGCCCAGGGCGTGGCCGGCCGGGGACCCTCTACTCCtcgctccccacccccatcccaactGGGAGCGGCTGCCGGCGGCTCAGGCGCGCCTGGAATTCGGCAGCCGGGGCGCCTGGGGTGGGCGCGGGTGGCGGCGTCCCGGGCTCTGGGTTCTGAGCGTCTGTCTCCCCGCCTTGCCCTGTCCAAGTTTTGGGAAGTGATCAGCGATGAGCACGGCATCGACCCGGCCGGAGGCTACGTGGGAGACTCGGCGCTGCAGCTGGAGAGAATCAACGTCTACTACAATGAGTCATCGTGTGAGTAGCAAGGCCGCCGCGCCCTGCCCGGCCGGGACCCGCGTGGACGCTCGGGCGCCGCCTCTGCGCGCGGCGAGTTTGCTTCGGGAAAAGTTATCTCGGGGTGTAGCAGCATGCCCGGCCACTCCCTTCGCTCCTCCGGGGCGGGAAATCCGCCGTCGGTTTATTCAAACAGCTGGATTCCGCCTATCCTGAGGGTCTGAGCGCTTGAACGGGACCACCCGTTAGCGTTGTGAAATCAGCGTAGCGGTTCCTGTTCAGCCTTCTCTgtctagccgggtgcggtggctcaagcctctaatcccagcgctttgggaggccgagactggaggatcatttgggcccaggagttcaggaccagcttgggcagcataggagaccacccccccgcccccctcccGCCCCGATCTctacaacaattttaaaattagccgggtgcccCTGTAGTACCAGTTAACTgagggcttgagcccaggaggtcgaggctgcagtgagctgtgatcacgccactgcgcatccagcctgggtgatagagcgagaccctgttagAATAAATTAGAGCGTTTCTCAAGGATCCTTGGGAAAAACAAAgctcccccccccccaccccacccctacccAGTTTAAAACGTATCTCTTATTGGGAATTCTTGGCTAAAAATTTGAGAAACGTTATCTTAAGTGACTTTTCTGGTCCCTTGCAGACCTCTAAAAAGACTTTAACCTCCCTGGAAGTTGAAACTGCAGGCAGTTCTGAGCAGCTAGTGGGGTTTTATTAATTTACGCAGCAATGACAAAAGGCTGGGAACATCAAGGCATGGAAGATGAAATTTCTAGAGGACACTAAGGACAGTTCCAGTATACACTGCACTTCATGTTAATCCGTCGCCCAGCTTGGGTACATCCATTTTCGATCTGGGCGTGTGCACTGCAGGACAGGAGTTGAAGAGCAGGTCCTATTTGGAATCATATTAACCGTGTCCTCACTGGGAACAAGTTCTAGCCCAACTGGCATGAAAATTCCACACAAGAACACTCTGACTCAAAATGAGAGTGACTCTGGGGAAACAGAGCCAGTGGAGTGCTCCCAGTAACAAGGTTCTCAGACTGCACATGggcacatgtatgtgtatgcatgggGGAGGTGTCACAAAGCAGAGAATTTCATCGAAACCTGGCAATTTGCTGTAATACATAGTTTATTTCCATGGAGCTAAAGTTGTAAAACTTCCTAACAGGAAAGAGGTGTCAGAGTGAGCTGGAAAATACAGTAGGCAGGAAGTCAGGGGACCTGATTTCTCATCCTGCCTCTTCCTGGAACCTCCTCTGCCAGGTCATGCCTGGACTCGTTCTTCATTCCAGTGTTAaggttctgggattttttttctttctttttttttaagagacagggtcttggccgggcacggtggctcacccctgtaatcccagcactttgggaggccgaggtgggcaaatcacaaggtcaggagatcgagaccatcctggctaacacggtgaaaccccgtctctactgaaaatacaaaaacaattagccaggcgtggtggcgggcacctgtggtcccagctacttgggaggctgaggcaggagaatggcgtgaacccgggaggcggagcttgcagtgagccgagatcacaccactgcattccagcctgggcaacagagtgagactccgtctcaaaaaaaatgccaCTGTACCATAACCATGTGGcataaccatggctcactgcagtcttgacctcctgggttcagatgatcctgccacctcagcttccagagtagctaggactagaggtgcacaccaccacacttagctaatttttttggttttttgtttgtttttagaaacagggttttgctctgttgcccaggctggtcttgaactcctgggctcaagcgatctgcccaccttggcctcccaatgtgctgagattacagggatgagccagtgtgcccagccaaTTCTGTGATTCTAAGAAAGTTCCTGTACCCTTTCTGAAAAGACCCTGGTTGACCCATTCCAGGCAGCTAGAAGTGGTGGGACTTGAAAGGGGGAAGTCAATTACTTTAGAAACCGGAAAGTAACTCTTGTGGGTGGTTCTTTTCTCCTCCAGCTCAGAAGTATGTGCCCAGGGCCGCCCTGGTGGACTTAGAGCCAGGCACCATGGACAGCGTGCGGTCCGGGCCTTTTGGGCAGCTTTTCCGGCCTGACAACTTCATCTTCGGTAGGTTccatctttctcactttcttcttcttcttcttcttttttaaaatcaaatagttTATATGCCAGATTTAAAGCATCACGTGttatagaaaaagtgtgaatGGAAATCAGTGGTTCCCAGCCCCACCCTTCCCATCCCTAGCTGGGTTCATCACAAggaacagtttttttaaaatcttgacttTTTTGGTGGGAAGGAACCTCTATATCTCTAAATGAAATTCTTCTACTGGTAGTtcttgattaaaaaacaaaaaccaggccaggcgcggtggctcatgcctgtaatcccaccactttgggaggccaagacgggtggatcacgaggtcaggagatcgagaccatcctggctgacacggtgaaaccttgtctctactaaaaatacaaaaaattagccgggcatggtggcacatgcctgtagtcccagctactcggcaggctgaggtaggagaatcgctggaacctgggaggtagaggttgcagtgagctgagattgcactactgcactccaacctgggtgacagagcaagactccatctcaaaaatagcaaaaaaaacaaaaaaacaaaaaccaagaaacaaTTTTAGACATTAGCTTCTTTCTCCCCATCATTATAAAGttattttgccatttgtttttgGTTCCTGTATTGGTTTTATCAGAATTAGGTAAAtcctttttttcttgcttcttccaCCTAAAAAATGATGGTAAAACCTATCTTTCTGCAGACttctaaagaaaattatataaaattaaatgaagtgGTACCATTAGTGTTATCAAGTAGAACCTACAGGATAGGTGGCAGATTTGGAAGTTTCCCACCTATTTTAATGTTAGAGACCACATATCTATTTacattattgctaaaaaaaaaaaaaattcctcactTAATCCAACATATTTCCAATACCTGTGAAAGGCAGTGTCTTCCAAGAAAATGTGAAGAATTTGAAGACTGATTCTGGCTTAAAAGCACTATGGTGTACGAATCAAATACATCACGAAAAATCTACATTCCAACCCCTTTCTCAAAAGGCACCAGGAAGAGATAATTTTATTGAGGGTAACAGACAATCCCATTATCCAAACCATTCCAGAGAGAAAATGATGGAAAACTTCCCAACATTTCCTATGAGGCTAGGTAGCTTCTACTAGAACATACAAGTGAAAGCTGTATATCAAACTTACTtaaaaatatagatgcaaaaatccaaagtaaaatacttagaatatCAAATGCAGTTGtgttttttaaacaatatattaaTAGCACACTGTGACCAGGTAAGACTGAGAGGCAGATAGTGTAATGGTTAGGAGTCTGGCTGTGCTGCCATACTCCCTGGGTTTAAATTTTGGCCCTTCCACTCACTATGTGGCCTTAGACTTATTTAACTTACTTGTGACTTAATTTCCTCATCACAAGTGGGACTGTCTACCTCTTAGTGagatgtaaggattaaataaacaCTTAGAATGTCTAGTACAAAATAAGTGTTTGAGAAATACTAGCAACATCCCAGGAacgcaaggatggttcaacattaaGAAGTCTACTAATAGATTAAAGACAACATCTTAATAGATGCCCCAgaaaagtgggtttttttttctgactcccagcaggaaacaattttttaaaaaagattaaagttttggaggccaggagcagtggctaacgcctgtaatcccagcactttgggaggccgaggcaggcggatcccctgaggtcgggagtttgagaccagcctgaccaacatggagaaaccccatctctactaaaaatacaaaattagcccagtgtggtggcacatgcctataatcccagctactcgggaggcaggataatcacttgaacccgggaggcggaggttgtggtgaaccaagatcgtgccattgcactccagcctgggcaacaagagtgaaactctatctcaaaaaaaaaaaaaaaaaaaaaaaaaagataaagttttgCATGTGTTCCTGATTTGTGGAAGACAAAAAAACTTCTATGTAAGCTGGAAGTAGAAAGAAACTTCCTTTATTTACAGATTATCTACCAGAAACCCATAGCAACATTATACTCCCTGGTGAAACATTAGAAGCATTCCCAGCAGAATTAGGTATAAGAAACAGATGTCCATTGTCTCTACAATTATTCCATGTTCTGAACGCTTTAGCCAGTGCACAAaaaccagagaaagaaaagatgcaAATCAtataaaggaaaagacaaaagcGTTATTTGTTGATGAAATGATTCTCTTGGAGTTTCCAGATAGGCTATCAGCTGAAAAATGACTAGCACTTACAAGACTTCAGTAAGGGAGCCAGAcacaagataaaatatttagaaattaatagTTTTGCTATCAGGTTACCAATCTTTCTGATTTGCCTGGAACTAGGAGGAGGTGTTTCCCAGGACACTAGATTTTGAGTGCTAAAACTGCCAGGGTACCAGGCAAACTGGAACAGATGAATCACATTAAAAGCAATAATCACTGGGGAACACATCCTATTCACAATTGTAATAAAAGCTATAAATACCTGGGGACAAAATTTACTACTAACTAGAGGCAAGAgggaattaaaacaaaatattattctccCACCAGATTGGCCAGTATTTTAGAAGCTGCTAAGACCTAGTGTTGGTGAAGGTGTTTGGGAAAATAACAGCTGTTCAGAGAACTACTTAGTAGATTGAGCAAATCAATAATTTCCATCCAAGAGTTCCAGTTCAAGGAATCTGTTCTGCAGAAATGCTCACACATAGAGATTGCAGATTGGCCTCCAGAAAAGCTGAATGCATTTGCATGCCCACGGTGGGGTGTCTGAGAGCTCCCCTTGCCCGGTGTCATCCGTGTCAATTCGGAGGGACTGCTCTCTGAGTACTGTAATAAAGACCTGACTTGGATAACATTAATATTCTGTATtgtgagaaaggaaaaaggactACCCTACTTTATACAGATCAGCATTGAATAACTCACTTACTAAGTAGATATAGACTCAGCAGCCACAGCTTCTTTCTGGACCACATTCCCAGGTCACAGAGTTAATGTAGCCAGGAAGAAAGAGCACCGCACCGGGAGAGGGAAACTGAGCAGCTGACCCTAGCTCTGTGCCCGTTGACAGCATCAGTTCCCTTCTCTGGGTGTCTTCACTTTACTATCTGAAATGAAGGACCCCCCAAGCATCTTGGGGCCACAGACCCCTGTAAGAATCTGCGAGAAGAAATGGCCCTATCTCCCCACCTTCTTGTAGAATTCTGCCCAGTCTTCTCCTTGAGGTTCAGTGGATTTTTGGTGAGAATCTGAGCGAGCAGACAGCTAAGATTTCTTGAGTCTGAATTACAGTTGGCTGAGTCTACCGTAGTCTCAGTCAGCTTTACCAGACACAATTCATGTTATTTCCAACTAATACACCTTTTAGAAATCACACCTCTTCTTTGATAGGCAGTGTGTGCACATGGTGCGCAGCTGGAAAGGCCATGCAGTGAAAACCCACCTCCCTCACTGCCTGCCTCCCTCGCAGGAGTCCTTCCTGAGATAGGGAAACAGTTACAAGCACATCTgtaaatttttatagaaaaagaagatCTTAAAGTTTtacttatgtaaaatatataccttCTTCAAAGAAGGATATGAAACAACAGTAAAAGACAGGCATAAATGTAGCAGTTTACAACACAGAGTCAACTGTGAGCTCAGCTGTGGCTGAGAAGTAATTTTAGCTCTGGGTTTCTGGCAACTAAATCCAAAAAAGGAAGCACAGCAGGTGACACAGCTGACATTGTCTCATAAAAGGGAATATatccttttaatatatttaaaagggagCTCTCCCCACCATCCTGAgtgatttgtatttatttttaatttgtactttgctttgctttttaaactttgcTTTTTTTCAGCAAAAACTAATATAACCACattcttaaaagtttaaaactagagttaaaaaaaattctgtatgcTCATC contains these protein-coding regions:
- the TUBB6 gene encoding tubulin beta-6 chain isoform X10, whose protein sequence is MREIVHIQAGQCGNQIGTKFWEVISDEHGIDPAGGYVGDSALQLERINVYYNESSSQKYVPRAALVDLEPGTMDSVRSGPFGQLFRPDNFIFAHLHRGTEEKQE